In a genomic window of beta proteobacterium MWH-UniP1:
- a CDS encoding cell division protein ZapA, producing MSTSKAERFDVQILDRTYQLSCQPEEKALLMECVSLVDTRMRQVKTQSKLQAADRIAVMAALTLARDCLTNNSSSSQADQAVIEKKIAEITAKLDLALTPQERLF from the coding sequence ATGAGCACATCCAAAGCCGAACGTTTCGATGTCCAGATTCTGGATCGAACCTATCAGCTGTCTTGCCAGCCCGAAGAAAAAGCCCTGCTCATGGAATGTGTCTCGCTGGTCGATACCCGCATGCGCCAAGTGAAGACCCAGAGCAAGCTTCAGGCCGCCGATCGAATCGCCGTGATGGCAGCACTGACACTGGCCCGCGATTGCTTAACCAACAACAGTTCCTCTTCCCAAGCCGATCAGGCGGTGATCGAGAAGAAAATTGCAGAAATCACCGCCAAGCTAGATCTAGCCTTAACACCCCAAGAGCGTCTTTTCTAA
- a CDS encoding NAD(P)H-hydrate dehydratase: MPIFQRAPDSNKASHGAVGIVGGAAGTVGAAFLSGRAALFSGAGRVYIVRPNLHDGLVMDVVHPELMVIDFAQSKSKPITTWCIGPGLGESDAAHQILKEVLAKQAPVVIDADGLNLMAEDPALMRQCARRSSPTVITPHPGEAARLLGQSVAEIQSDRHKAAAQLYEQLQSIVVLKGMGTVIQAPGQPPVTNTTGNPALATAGTGDVLTGLLGALIAQGMENTVSDTSDKVSDTAADNLADTLAYTAAITAVRIHGQAADSLSQRLGGVIGCTAGELIPEIRRQLNQ, encoded by the coding sequence ATGCCAATTTTTCAACGTGCCCCCGATTCGAACAAGGCCAGCCATGGCGCGGTTGGCATTGTTGGGGGCGCTGCGGGCACCGTTGGCGCTGCATTTTTAAGCGGCCGAGCTGCGTTGTTTTCAGGGGCGGGCCGCGTGTATATCGTGCGGCCCAATCTGCACGACGGACTGGTCATGGATGTCGTGCACCCCGAACTTATGGTGATTGATTTTGCGCAGTCCAAATCCAAACCGATCACCACCTGGTGTATTGGTCCTGGCCTGGGCGAGTCCGACGCAGCCCATCAGATCTTGAAAGAAGTGCTCGCCAAACAGGCCCCGGTGGTGATTGATGCGGATGGCTTGAATCTGATGGCCGAAGACCCAGCACTGATGCGCCAATGCGCAAGGCGAAGCAGTCCCACCGTGATCACGCCCCACCCCGGCGAGGCCGCGCGACTGCTTGGTCAATCAGTGGCCGAGATACAGTCGGACCGACACAAGGCCGCGGCACAGCTTTACGAGCAACTTCAGTCGATTGTGGTGCTCAAGGGCATGGGCACGGTGATTCAGGCCCCCGGTCAGCCCCCGGTGACCAACACCACCGGCAACCCGGCCTTGGCCACTGCGGGAACTGGCGATGTGCTGACTGGCCTTCTGGGTGCCTTGATTGCCCAGGGCATGGAGAACACGGTGTCAGACACCTCCGACAAGGTGTCTGACACCGCGGCGGATAACTTGGCGGATACCTTGGCGTATACCGCAGCGATTACCGCAGTTCGGATCCACGGTCAGGCAGCAGACAGCCTGAGCCAGCGGCTTGGGGGCGTGATTGGCTGCACCGCCGGTGAACTCATCCCAGAAATTCGCCGGCAGCTCAATCAATAA
- a CDS encoding sulfite exporter TauE/SafE family protein yields MTLMLIALIVLGAMTGFMAGLLGIGGGMLLVPFMTFLFTLNGFPSELIVKVAIATSLATILFTSLSSVRAHHKKGAVRWDIAKPMGIGAFVGTFIGANFAGALKSSWLALFFAVFVGFSALQMLRSKKPKPSRDVPGSTGLGLMGSLIGFISSLVGAGGGFITTPFLTWCNVVMHQAVGTSAALGFPIAAGGLVGYVVAGTTEANLPAGSLGYIYLPALVAVSASSLLTAPIGARTAHRMQVTSLKRVFAYMLLLLALYMATRAF; encoded by the coding sequence ATGACACTCATGCTGATTGCACTGATTGTGCTCGGTGCAATGACCGGATTCATGGCAGGACTCCTGGGTATTGGCGGCGGCATGCTGTTGGTGCCCTTTATGACTTTTCTGTTCACGCTCAATGGCTTTCCCAGTGAACTGATCGTGAAGGTAGCGATTGCCACATCGTTGGCCACGATTTTGTTTACATCGCTCTCCAGTGTCCGCGCCCACCACAAAAAGGGGGCGGTGCGTTGGGATATCGCCAAACCCATGGGCATTGGTGCCTTCGTTGGCACGTTTATCGGCGCCAACTTTGCCGGTGCGCTAAAGAGTTCGTGGTTGGCCCTGTTCTTCGCGGTGTTTGTTGGCTTTTCTGCCTTGCAGATGCTTCGCAGTAAGAAACCAAAGCCATCGCGTGATGTTCCCGGCTCCACGGGCCTTGGCTTGATGGGCTCCTTGATCGGCTTTATCTCCAGCCTGGTCGGTGCGGGCGGTGGTTTCATCACGACACCTTTTTTAACCTGGTGCAACGTGGTCATGCACCAGGCCGTGGGCACTTCTGCCGCCCTTGGGTTTCCAATTGCTGCTGGCGGCTTAGTGGGCTATGTGGTGGCCGGCACCACCGAAGCCAATCTACCCGCTGGCTCTCTGGGCTACATCTATTTACCAGCACTGGTTGCGGTATCAGCATCATCGCTTTTGACAGCACCGATTGGCGCCAGAACTGCCCATCGCATGCAGGTGACGTCCCTTAAACGGGTCTTTGCCTATATGCTTTTGTTGCTGGCCCTTTACATGGCCACGCGTGCTTTTTAA